The genomic window GTCAGTACAACTATCCACATGATTTGTAAAACTGATTTTAATGGACAAAATCAACCCATTATGACTGCAGTAACTCTTCCTTAttgaaactgaatgaataaaaattagAAGGATTGTGTTGGCTTTTTGTAGGTCAGCAGCTGGGATATTGGTAACTACTTACCTCGATGCTTGTGTTAGATGGTGGTTGATTTTAAACTGCCTGACAGTAACTTATTCTTACATGGCTTGTAAGACCTTTCCAAAACTGTCGTCAGTATCACCTCAAAAATATTAGGTGCCTGACCCCAGTGGTGGAACGGttttactgaaatgaatgtgtgtgaataataCTGCAACActgaaaggaagaagaaaaaatgaaagactaACTtctttgggggggaaaaaaaaccataccATGAAGTATCTGTCCATGTTGTCTGAAGGCATTGGTCACGGGATAGCTGCAAAGTCAACAAATTAAAGGTTTACTGCCAAGACAAATTAAAGGTTTACTGTTGAGACAAGTGGTGTTGTGCAATTACAAAAGTGTGTGCACACAGCATCATCATTTCCTCAAGTATAAATGTGCACATTTGTTCTGTAAATGCACAGGAATTTTTATGTCACACATCGTTGTTGACGCTCAGATCAAACAAGGCTAAAGGTTACAATGTCATAATGTCTGAAGTTGCTCTGAGGGACTTTGCCAGTGTCAATTCTGACTGTTCACAGAGATTACGGTCAGAGCACCAGTGttcacgtgtgtatgtgtgtgtgtgtgttttattgagaGGGTACTTTTCTCTATGCATGAGACTGAGGTGAGGGAGCTCAATCTTCTAACCACTGACTTAACAGCCAATAAATGGTATTGCTTACATATGTGCTCCTGTTGTGACAACCGTTGCCACAAGCCAacgaacaaaaacagaagataaTTCATGGGCTATTTTTATGTTACTTTGGCGCTTCAGgcttgaaaataaacaaaaggggCATTTAGGGTTCGGGTCTTTCACTTCCTGAGGTCCTCTATGCTATGATGAGTCATAGGTTCCCCGcagaaacacccccccccaccccaccccctaaCTTCTGGACCCTCACTGACAAAGCCACCATGCTTGTTAAGTGCCCTCTGACCTGAGTGTGatgagacacacatacatagatacaccTTGACACAGAAGTGATTAGAAAAAGAGTAAGTTTACGATTGCATTTGTTGTATTTATCCTCTCCTGGTGTTccaaagtgtgtttttttctttcctgttatATTATATGCAATGACGCAGGTGTTGCCACTCCACTCTGCTGTTGTGCAATGACACAAAAATCCTTTCTTCCATTATTGCGAAATTTTTAAGCACAGTTAAGGTCTTGGCATAGATGGGTCTCTTCTGTTACACcaataaattttgtttgtttgagtccTTAAGGCTTTGACAAAGATGAGCACATAAGATTAACATGTAGGGGAAACACCTGAGGGATTCAGTCTTGTTTGGTTGAGGGTGTGTCAGACAGgatgtgatttttttggggTTAACACGTCATGAAATTCTGTACTTACTGAAAAGGCACAAGATTTGGTGAACTAATACATCTTCTGGGAAACATAGTTATTCTTGATTAAATCAATTCTGGATCATGCTTTACTCCACATATTGTGGGTTCACATGCCTTTCATACACTGAGGCATCTTGACAGGTGACGATTCTCAAACAGGCCTCTGCTGCCCTCTGGTGAATACCTCAGGAATTTCATGGCCTGTTTCCTTTCACTAAGCAAAATTTGACTTTCAACACTTATTcacatttaataaaaataagTACGACAGTTAAGACAACACTTTATAATATTTCCTAAAACATTGTCTGTGGCTCATCAGTAAACAGTCAACAGTCTtgcttcttatttatttatttattggcaaGGTTTCACCTTGGTCTTAGAATATGTTGGCCATTAACCATTTTCACCGCCCTCTCATGCAGCCAGAGGGCAGTGAAAGTCAATGTAAAGGAAcaattttgaaattaaataacAAAGACATTGTCTAAACTAGTGGTGCCTAGTCCTCTACCTAGATCTTCCCTTGTGGTGAATTTTGAAGTAACCCTAATCTAACACACCCGATCCAGCTTCTCAAGGTCTTCAAGATAACCTGAAAATTAGACACAGGTCAGTTCGATAAGAGCTGTAAATGTAATGGGCAGCCCTGCTCTAAATTATGTAAGTTATAGTAAGTCACTGTGGGTTAAATATGAGGTAATATTCTTGCGTTAACCATGATCTCATGGGGACAGCCCTGGGCCTAATGGTTGGAGgagcgggcttgtgaccgaaaggtgactggtttgattcccaggaccagcaggaaaacatACACAGCTGAAGAGCCCTTGGGCAAGGCGCTTAACCGCGCTCCTGCGCGTAGTGGTTTTGTGTGCTAACTACTGGTGTGTACGGATGGGTTGAATGCAGAGGTCACCGCTCACAgcgtgtgtgcgatcacagaggtTTTAATCTTTGGAACGCGTGCTGCTTTATCGTATGAGCAAGCACATCCCTGCCACATCATCACTGTAATAAATAAGACAATGATGCATCCAGTATCTTACAAAAATACCCAAAGACTAATTTAGACGCACTTTTATTGCCTGGAAACATTCCCCCTGAAGTACATAACTTGTTAGCAATGATTAATTCTTTTCTGTGAGTCACTTCTAAGGTTCCTGGTTTCCCTGTGCAAACATACTTCTTATTTAAATTGACGCAGAGTAAGTCTTGATTAACATCATGCAAACTTTCTTGTTAATTTCTTGTGATGTTTTGTTCATTAAGGGTACTTTTAACTTCAGAGcaacacatttttattgtagGTAGAATTTcatcatttctgcatttttgtgtgtttctataaaGGTGAGCATGCAGGTGTGTTGATGTGTGCAGTTGCCCCTGTGTCTGGTCAGAGGCATGTGTGGACTGCTGGCACAGGCAGGTTGTTGGCTATCTCTGTTGGCATATTTTCCTCTTGCCCATGTGTATATAAGTCGGTGCCAGTCTGTGTGGGCAGAAGGGGGACTCCGGGCAGAGCTgtatgagaaaaaacaaaatgagaatgGTTAAATAAAGACACAGTTGTAGCAATGCTAGTAATAACACTAACATTAATGTTGGCAGACAGACATCATCATCTCTTTGCTGATACATTCATGCACTGGAGTGGTGTGgatctgcctgcctgtctctgcctgtctataTTATGCCAATATCTTGTACACAGCAGTGAGGCTGAGCAGTTTATCgctaaaattgtgtgtgtgtgtgtttatggtgtttatAGTCCTTGTTACTCACATGAAGGCACAGGAAGGATCACTGATGTGAAATTGCAAGGAAGTGCAACATGTTCACCCAGCAGGTCCCTGGACAGAGCTGGGCCAGCATGCTGGTTAAACATAAGGACCTCTGAATTTGAACCTGCGGCACGGAATAATAGAGACAAGCACACAGGGACACTTTCTATCTCATTATTTCATTCCCAATATGTTTATACAGAGCAGACGTGAACAGCTCCACAAACAGTCAGGTTTCCCTGCAGCTCAGGGCGCTCTAGTGGGCTTTATCTAAATCCTCCTTGAGCTCAGAATGCGGAGGGATCTTGGCTGTATGCCAGATGTTACACTGTAAATACTGACTAAGCTCATACTGTGTCAACCATACTGAATTTAGGAATCTGCTATCACATTCCTAACAGCAGGTTCAGCATCCTCTTGTCTAAACTCACACTTTGACCATGCTGAGCCATATTCCAAACTGATCCAGGCTGAACAGTGTGGGGTGTATCGTCTGTACCTGGCTGTAACGCTGCTCCTCTGGCCACGTTCTCCCCCAGTAGCATCTCTTGCAGCAGGCTGTCCACGCTGGCCTGGCCCAAGAGACGCATCAGCTGGAGCTGCTCCACCAGCTGCCAGGCCACGCTCTGCAAAGGtggtagcagcagcagcagttccCCAAACCGGCCCCTCTGCTCAAACGTAGCCTCATCTAGCAACACCTGAGCCTGGAAACGAAGCCTACGCACAGTCTGAGATCTCTCAAGTCCTGGGCAGTCTGAGAGATATACATGcaaagcagaggaagaaaaatcatTACACATCACAGCAAGACTAAATTCACTGCTGGGCAAAATAAAGGGCCTATACCTATAGTATCTATACCTAAAGAGGATTTTTTTAGTAGAGGCCTGGTCTGACATGAGTGTAATGTAGTAGCAATGGAGAGAACACAGCCTGgtctttatgtatttgtttgagtAAGCAGTCGCCTTAGACAGCCCTGGACACTCTTTGCCAGTTTGGCTGCTCTGTCTTGCTGACCTGGCTCTGCTCTTATAATCAGATTCTGTGGCCAAGAGGCAATAAAGTACAGGAGTCACTTACACCTGCCAGGATGCCCCCAGATATTAATAGTTTTCCACTGAACACCATGAAACCGTTCTGCCCAGACAAATTTGACTGTGCCAAACACAAGGACCATGTCCTCTGGTAGTGTTACTGTTTTTGTCTGATGTGGAAGAGGGAAAGTAGGGTGGAGGGTATACTGTGACCCCCTGACTGACCTGGGGCGAAGAAGATGATGGTTTTGAGGCAGGCAAATTCACTATCTGTGATGTCCAGCTCTCTCAAGGGTCGAACCAGCTCCTCTAGGATGCGGGCTGCCACCTTAGAGACCTCTGGCTCGGGTCCACTCACAGGGATGATGAAATCATTTCCTACAACGAAGCAGAGTGATTGAATTCCCTGTAAAGAAAATGGTACGTAACCCACCAAGCCAAACACACTGGCGAGCTTGCTTACCCAGGAGGATGATGTTGTTGTAAGGCAGGGAGCGACGTGCCACTCCCAGGATGAGGTGCTCGGCCGAATGAGCTCGTAACAGGGCtacctgcacacagacacagcaaagacagacagacaacacaaagaacacataCTGAATGGCTCTCATGTGGAGaggaagcagagacagaaaagcagCGAACCAGGTTGATTACAGAAACGCTAGGTGTTCATCTTAAGCCCCGTTCACGCTCGTGTGGAAATTCACCCTTAaccacaaaaatacaaatacgcCTACCCTGTCATCTACGGGCAGTTCGCAGAACTCAGGGATGCGCTTAGCCCATTCCACCAATAGTAGGAGCTGCTGCTTCATCGATTCAAACACGTCCCCAACGCTAGCAATCTTCTTAGCGGTGATGTCACAGTTCATCAGTGGAGTTGAGGACAAGTACTGCTCAGAACACACAAGAATGAGACTCGTGGGCATTCTAAAAGTCTCTGTATGGCAGAACCAAGCACTCAGTTGATACTTATACAGTTTATGAGCAGGCGGGTGGTGAGGGAAACGGCATTAAATTCATTATGGTTACACTGCATGAGGAATGTATGAATTTTTATGATGACATACAGTAATGGAGGTTAAAGGGAAATCTCAGGACCTTAAGGGAGGAAGGAAACATATTATGAGTGGACCAGGTCTTGGACACTGTACTCATAGTATGGGGTACTATCTATGGATTATACTTGACTGTTCTTATAAGAGGCCTATTTAAGTCTGTCCTTGACTGTCTTTccatagtttttcttttttgaagacaATTTTAGAATTGCACTAATTTTAACTATTCATTTAGCCAAACTTTCATTCATGTTTGCTTACATAGTGTGTAAGGTATAGATTTTGAGTATGAAATAGTTTAGTGACTCTCTTTAAAGGTCTACCTGATGTGTGCTGGCTTCTGCTTGCAGCAGCACACTGATGGACAAAGTTCCGACACCCTGGCCATCTCTACGGCAACTGATTCGGTCTCGCTCGTTCTGCACAGCttcatgagacagacagataaggTCATCAAAAACAGGCAATCTCCATATgcaacattttcctttttttaaaacctgttgtcgtctttaaataaaaatgattaaatctcTTTGTAACAATAGCTGTTGCTATTGTTTTTGCcattttcagtgagagagaaggacataCGAGTGTGTAGAAGATAGATCTGTAAGGACAGTACAGTTTTTGGCACAGCAGTTTGGATGGAGTCCAATAAAGGAATATTTCTCCAATAAAGTCCAATAAAGGTGTTACATTTGGACCTCAAGCTAAGCCTGAATAAAGTGACCGTGATCTGAATTAGATTGGCCCATTTTAGAAAAGCTTTCACAAAGACACAATACGATGTTGAGTGCAGCATTCTCTCGCCATCCAATCAAGTTCTTATAAATCCAGATACAGTGGGAGAGTTAGGGATCGTTTTAGAAACTGTGAACATGTCCATTTGTGACgtcacacacattttttctttatgcaTTACACAAGGAAAGTAAAAGACTGGAGGGGGAAACCGTGAATGCAGTGAGGATCGGCCCTATGCTGAATCTGCAGCAGAACATGCCTTTAATAACACGAACGACAATAACAACGCTCCCTGCCGTGTAATTACTCACACCAGTCTATAGTAGGGGCCCTTCAGAAACTATCATTTGCTTCGCCTTTTTGTGGTGCTGAAGGTTTGGTTTGGTATTGACGTCATGTGAGAGGCTGTGGTGGACAGCGATAAGGAAGAGTAGTTCGGGTCTCTAAGCTATTGTAAAGAACGTGCATTCCGTGCGTtcagaaacacatcacagactTTAGGCTCCATGGAAAATGAAGATTGATCGTGTCAAAATGCATGGAAAATTCTTCTCTTGTCAAGACTGTTTTCCTGTTGTCAAGAGAGCTGTACTCATACATTGTACAATTTGGGGAATATTCACAGAAAGTACTTAAATATTACTTAACTCTTGTGTTGCCTAATTTCTCCCTTGACACTGGTATTCCAGCGAGTGTTACACAACAAGCTCCCCTAGAACTCTGAAGAGTGAGTTTCCCTTGAATAAAACTCAGTAAATATTTGACCATACTTAGGCATGTTAATTATTGATGTGAATCCACCATTCATGGCTCCCCTCCTTCTGAGCCCCCCCCTTTCTTATCAGTGGCAGCCTGTGGAAGATAAAGCCTCTAGTCTCTGTAGCCAGCCTCCTAATCTTGCCCAAAGTAGACATGCTGATCTTACAGCGTTTCTCCCCACTGGTGCCCACCTCCTCTGTGCTCCCTCTGTGGATCAAACACTACAACCACATCCCTCATATTATattatgtaatatatgtatgtattactGCATTTTAGAGAATGgttacacagatacacagatacgtCATGTTTAGCTCATTTAAACCAACGTCTACCTGGCCAAACAATGGAAATCATCTGCAATTGACTCTTTCAGAAATTGCTCATTTTAGAAAACTAATAATTTTGTCCACTCCTCATGAAGAACTTGCAGTGCTACTTATTTTGCAGTCCTGTGGTTAACATAGTACAGGTTTTGAGAATTTGTGTAACTGTCCTTTCTCTTATTCTCCCTTAGTTTTTTTTGGTACTTTGAATAATCATGGGACTTAGGATTTTATTATAGGCACCAAAGTCTAACTCTATTTTGGGAGTTGCTCTGTCGTGTCTGCGGCAAGTACAACTAGATAGGTGAACACATtatgatatatacatatactatCTAAACAGGGCTTCctcattttttctgtctgagtCTTTAAGATCTGTTGTCAGAAAGTAAAAGGAAGACATTTAAAATTAGAAGACAGAGCCAGAGTTCAGTTTATTAGTTTATACAAACTTTTTAAATATCCGAGTACATTACAGGTCTCACAcgaaataaaatgtataaaattgATGTTGTCTCACCCTCTTTCCTCATGCCTGCTCTAAAGCACTTGCGTAACCTGCAATATCGGCACTGGTTCCTCTTGTCTTTGTCCACCACACACTGCCTGCTGAACCTGTCcaggcacacacataccacaaacaATCATTTTCACATCCATAGACATACAGGAAAGATCCAATACTCGGCATAGACACCGTCAAAGAAGGATAGAGagcaacacgcacacacatagcaatccatgtacatgtgtgcatgtataggTGAGGTCTGGGCACAAAAGCAATCAGCTCTTATGTGGAACTGTGACATGACAATTCCACTCATGAACCCCAAGCAGTGAAATCTCACATTCAGCTTCACTGTCAGTGAAGGCTTGTCATCTGGACACCGCCATGGTCTTTAAAGATCTCACCTTACTTTCAAGGTGGTGCCAGTGAAAATTATTTGTCATGATCCGTGTCATGCCACACAATAGCTGGGAATTGAATGAACACATATAGCCACCTGAAGGTGAGAGATTTTCATTaactttcctctcttttttctacaCAGTAGTCCAAACACAAACCTCAAGTAACTGGTCCATCTTGATTGGAACACTTTTCGAGATGAATGATGGTTTAGACTTGAACATGTATTAGATGCTATGGAACACGGTTATTTGGTCGTATtatgctgtctctgtcttaccTGCATGTATAAGCGTGGTTCTTCCGTACGCTCCTCCTGAAGAAACCTTTGCAACCATCACAACTGGAAGCTCCATAATGTTTACCTGTTGCCCTGTCCGCACAAATGGAGCACAGGCCTCCACTGGCCTGCCGCAGCACCGGCGTAGACTCAGGCATCAGTGACTCTGTCATGTGgagcaaacagacaacacagtTTTGCCACATATGGCTGAGTCACAGCACCTCAGCACTAGGGACAGGGATATTTTTTATTGTAGGTGTGAGGTGTTGTGGGGCAGACTAAGGCAATAGGCAGTATGTGACAGTAGGTAAAAAAGCATGTATGAAATTCAGTGCACTCACCATAAAAGGACATAgctcttttatcatttttggaTGGATAAACATCCCTAAAGCCATGTTAATGATGCTAGTGAATTTTCAGTATGAGGTGTCTTGGTGGGCTGCGCTTTGTGTAAGCTCTGTGTGACAGTAGATAAGCATATCTACAGAGCGAGTAATTAATCGCAGTAATAATCAGctgaagaaatgaatgaagGTGGTGGCTGAGTAAAATAACTTTGTATGCATGGGCACAACTTGgtcaaacagaaatgtgttgaTTGTGAGAACACAGCACTGATTATGATGGCAGTGTAAGCAGTAAAAGAGGGCCAGTGGTAGAGAGATATCACCAGTTCCAGATGCCTGGTTCATAGTTATCAGAGGAGCACAGTCATGGCACAAGTTGTACTTGGAGAAAGAAGAAACTCCTCATTTTATGAAACCAGTTACAGGTTTGGAAGGCAAAGTCCACATTCATTTCCTGGCTAATTTTGCCAAGGTAGCTCAGCTTTAATTCAGACTCAGactctgtttcagtttctgtctgtctctctctctctttctctctcttcacactgttGGGACAATGCCTCTTGGCTTTAATGCACGTAATTGACACAGTTTGGGTCCTGAGCGGTGAGGGAATACATTCAAACATGCAGATTGCATGCGTTTTGAAATCAAAGTTCAGTATTGAATTAAGTTATTGCAATATATCTGCCTCCAGGCCTTCTATGTGTCTTAACGGCACACTAATGCCACTAATGCAAAATTTGTTTCCAGAAGTGACAAAGAGCTCCCTATTCAGCAGGAGTCCTAATGTTTTTATAATTTGACATTATGGTGAAAACAGGGTATGTTGGAAAGTGCTAGGTTTAGGTTTTAGAGGTCTCCATGTGTAGTCAGGTAATGACAGAAGAATACAGTACATCCTCTGAAGTTGCTGTAGTTTTGTATGCCTATGACATGAGGGATTATCCCAAAAGCCCCAGAGTGTGAGGGAGCTTGACTTTAAGAGTAGCTCAACACATGTTCTGTTTGGCTTGTCTCTCAGAGACAGTTTTCAGCACCAGATGGATTGACGGACTACAAAAAGATTGCCTTTAAATACGACCCAATGTGTCTGGACTCAGCAAAGCATGTGCGAATGTGTGTTCAATCCATATGTAATAGTAGTTATCTAAGTCCCACTGAAAACAACAGGGCCACAGTCAAAATCTGTTGGAGCTGAACATTATTCTTtggaaggaggagagacaggatgGGATCTTCAGTTTGTGACACTAACAGTGAGTAGCCCTGTGGCGTAATGGCAGACATGCAGTCCTTGTCTCATTAAAGCCATGGTGTGACACACCATATCTCAGGAATCTGAACACAAAGGTCATAGGTGACACATACCTGTCTCAGCAGGCAGCTCTCTCAAACTGTCAAATTCCAACAGGGTGTAAGAAGGGTCAAGGGTCACGATGCAGTCTGTAGTGGTCAGGCCCAGAGATGTTCCAGAGATCTTCATGGTACAGTGATTCCTACTGAAACAGGATGGATGGAACTCAGAGGTCTCTGCTTTATCCAGCTCAGGCGGAGGGGCAAACTGAGCAACACCTCCTTAAGCCTTCCAAAGATCTCTCCCTCCGCGACTAAGCCAAAGTACCTGCAGTCTCAGTGACTAAGCCCAGCCAAATCGGTGTTTTCTCGGCTCTGATTCACCCTCCAAACCACTCAAAAAAACCACATGAAAATGACTTTCAACTCCATTAATGGAAACTTATTCTCTCTCCGATCCTCACTTTCAGTTCACTCGTCTTGTCATGTGTGATCTGACAGCGTGGCTCACTCGTGTCGTCTGCAACTTTCCGAGTCGTTAAAAATGTTCCATATCCAAATGAACAATCTGAAGACAAGTCAGAGTTTGAGGCAGAGATTTTgcctactgtctgtctgtttgctatTCTCTTATCAGTGAAGAGAGAATCATAAAGGGGAGGACTCTGTGTGACAGATAAACATGACTCACTCTGCTTTGGAAAACAACACTTGTCCAACAACATCAGTGGGGCGGTAATAAGGAtgtaataaacataaaacaaaataaatagaagATAACAAACATAATTCCATGCTAAGACATAATTGTCATGTAGTTGCCCACATGTTGAGAGGCCAGCATCGACATTCGCATTGTCCTGTATAATGCATAATATTATGAAATTATGTCCCATTTTAGCCGTAAGGGGCAGTGTTGGCTTCTCTCTTGTGGTTCCGTACATTGCTTGTATGCCAGTTCTTTTCTGTAAAGAAGTGCAGACCTGTTTCTGACCtttgcccctgtgtgtgtttgttcagagttCAGCAGGGCTATTGATCAAAGGCAAAATGACAACATGTAATTGTAAACATAACCCGCCTTCCTTCATACCTCAAACAGATAACGCAGCAGACAGCACTTTCGGCatgccaaagaaaacaaatgctcAAAAATTCATTCTTATTCTTTCCCTTGTTTTAATCTGGGATTAAAATCTTAAGAGTTCTATAGTCATATTAATACTATTCAGGATTTAATCATATTATTTTCCTTTAAGTTTTTGATACAAGGTGACTTCTTAGTAGTACAGCGGTCAATGGAGTCCTAAAATGGAAGCAGATCTCTTAttaatgtctgtcatttttaagaGCATAAATTCCCAGACATCTATAAAATCAGATGTCTAGgtcaaagagggaaaaagactGAAAGCATGAACCAGTGTTTTCATATTCAAGATACCAGCTTCCATCCTGGTTGGCACTCTAATGTGTCCTCACTGCCGACTGGGAATGcttaatgaagaaaagaaagaatcacagttacagtcacaattCAAAGCAACCGTTATATCAGCACTTTCATTAATGATGGATTCAAATAGTCTCTTGCAGTCATCTAACAAAAATGCCTCCCTTTTTGCCATCTTTATTAGTATGGGGGAAAGAAAGCAGCgtgcaaaagaaaaaggaccGAAAAAGATAGAAAATAGGGTGAAAGTGGCCATATGATTTTAACAAATTATAACAAATTATATGTCAGTCCACATATGGGTTTTTGGGAGCAATATCCATCATGCTTTGCTGTAATGGGATTTCCTGGGTGAACGGTGCTCCCTCCTTGAATGTCACGCTAGGCCGCAGGTCAGACCTCCCCTTGCAGGGGCTCACACGCACGGCTCGCTCAAAGTGATTGATAGCTCATAAAAACCTGTCAGTCACAGTACAGCTGGACAGCATGGCTTATTCTCCCATGAAATGATTTGGACCTAGACAGGAAAATGATGGTAAAAcatagtaatttttttttttaatgagggaATATTTAAGAGGCAAAAACCTAGTTTATCCACATATTTAAATTAATGTATTTCAAGGGGATTCAAGGACAATTAATGATTTAACTTAATAAAAACATATAATTCTGGATTTCtttgtatacacacaaaaattctAGTGTTAAAATGGATTCCAGTAACAGCAACCCTTGCAGTGTGACAGATGAAACAGACAAAGGTAAGTATATGCATAGAGGGTTTTCCATTTAAATCCAGTAGGGGGAAGCAAAGTCCAGAGTATCTGCAGAAATCCTGGGTTTATTGCAGACTACAATACTGACCATCTCCCTTTGTACTAAGGGCACTGTACAAAAGTCCCTGTGAGACCTGATCATTGTACTTAAAGTCCTGTTCCAGACCTAAAAGTGACTGCGATAAAATGAGTGACAGattcagcctgagagagaacagtccTCTGTGAAGTGAGAGTTTCTCTGTCAGGGATTCTGAATTTACTCCTAACAGGTGTACCGAAAGCAGctctgcttgtctgtttgtgtggactCTGCGCTGATCGATGAGGCAGGTGAAGCTATATTTCAAAGTGAGGGCCATTTGGAAAAGTAAAGTGTGGAGCGCAGCAAAACCGGTCCTGACCACTGCTCGGTGGAGACACACACTTTTGCCTGTAATGCTGGTTGAGCTATTAaccaaacataaataaataatgtcacCAGCACTCTTTAGCAAGAGGCGGACCGCTTGGCAAACTCTTGGTGCTGCATTTCTAATTTCCTCGTCAGGTCGAGTCCAATGAAATTATCCTTTGAACTGAATTATTTGGTTGGATGGCTTGCTAATATAAAGAAAAAGTCCACAGCTCTCGGAGGGTATGCACACAATTTTACATCAGAAAActtcaaagcatcaaaaaaCATCACTGTGATATTGTGGCAcaaactcagagagaaaaatatcacATTCACACGTCTCTGACTCACGTGGGTTGGTTGAGAAGACCTGTGGAGATGATTAAAACTTCACTAATATGAAGGCATATTTGGGGGTAGGAcgaaaaaagaaacaagcgTAGAGGGACTTCTCACTTCTGATTATACCTAGAAATGTCTTCCTTCAGAGTAATTGCATGGAGCAGACATACATGGTTAGGGTTACTGGTTTTAAGGAAGGAGTTGAGGAGATGAGACATTGAGGAGCACATGAAAAGGAGGACTGTAACAGAGACTGCTAATTTACACTAAAAAAGTCCACAGTCACAGGTAATATGGTCACAGATGGTATCATTATATCGAAGGTATATGAGGGGTAAAAGTGCAGTGTCATTTACTGTATTACACTATCCCTGTACACTTTCTACAATCTTCTGAAAAAAATCTTCTGAAAACGCACTTTCATGAAAAGTGATAACCCGAAATAATGTACTGTATCATTACTGCAGCAATATTCTCAGTGGGAATAGGGGGATAGACAGTATAGAGTTTAGGCAAAGCAAGACTTGAatgacattcacacagagggttttttttcccccagtaaaTTTAGGCACCTTGGCCATTTAAATAATGATCAATAAAATTAGTTTTAACAA from Chanos chanos chromosome 2, fChaCha1.1, whole genome shotgun sequence includes these protein-coding regions:
- the hnf4b gene encoding hepatic nuclear factor 4, beta, producing MKISGTSLGLTTTDCIVTLDPSYTLLEFDSLRELPAETESLMPESTPVLRQASGGLCSICADRATGKHYGASSCDGCKGFFRRSVRKNHAYTCRFSRQCVVDKDKRNQCRYCRLRKCFRAGMRKEAVQNERDRISCRRDGQGVGTLSISVLLQAEASTHQYLSSTPLMNCDITAKKIASVGDVFESMKQQLLLLVEWAKRIPEFCELPVDDRVALLRAHSAEHLILGVARRSLPYNNIILLGNDFIIPVSGPEPEVSKVAARILEELVRPLRELDITDSEFACLKTIIFFAPDCPGLERSQTVRRLRFQAQVLLDEATFEQRGRFGELLLLLPPLQSVAWQLVEQLQLMRLLGQASVDSLLQEMLLGENVARGAALQPGSNSEVLMFNQHAGPALSRDLLGEHVALPCNFTSVILPVPSSLPGVPLLPTQTGTDLYTHGQEENMPTEIANNLPVPAVHTCL